A window from Zingiber officinale cultivar Zhangliang chromosome 7A, Zo_v1.1, whole genome shotgun sequence encodes these proteins:
- the LOC122000742 gene encoding F-box/kelch-repeat protein At1g80440-like — MNQRRATTTSRSTFSPLLWTSPTGRGLLPCPDATLGSRSNPIPKSNYITPLLRSQFPSIYALVISQSGFLMDCELIPGLPDEIARECLIRVPFHAFPALGSVCRHWQFELRSPLFHRLRHAAGFARSVVALAQAEPPLARAASGPASKYAASGATYRLVLFDPCSGAWRRLPPIPSLPRGLPLFCQIASVGRELVVLGGWDPETWAASGGVHVYDFAIGSWREGAPMPGPRRSFFACAASAELRTVFVAGGHDEEKNALRSAMTYDVVVDAWTHMPDMAQERDECRGGVFMRRGGGGVFLVLGGYPTEAQGCFWRSLEAFDVGAWRWGAVEDGKLEARVCPRACAMGDDGHLYACQPEGDVTVAGLTQESGCAWRKVAEVPADVRMAPHLVAWEQSLIVMGSDKHGGTHAVYVAETREGTKVATPWRRVAVPDEYAGHVQASCCLKL; from the coding sequence atgaacCAACGGCGAGCCACAACCACGAGTCGCTCCACGTTCAGTCCTTTGCTGTGGACTTCTCCGACGGGCCGCGGTCTCCTCCCCTGCCCTGACGCAACGCTAGGCTCCCGATCCAATCCGATTCCCAAATCCAACTATATAACGCCGCTTCTGCGATCCCAGTTCCCATCAATTTACGCTCTAGTTATTTCTCAAAGTGGTTTTTTAATGGACTGTGAGCTCATTCCGGGGCTTCCCGACGAGATAGCGCGGGAGTGCCTCATCCGCGTCCCTTTCCATGCTTTTCCGGCACTCGGTTCCGTCTGCCGCCACTGGCAGTTCGAGCTCCGCTCCCCCCTCTTCCACCGGCTGAGGCATGCCGCCGGCTTCGCCCGGTCGGTCGTCGCCCTCGCCCAGGCCGAGCCGCCGCTCGCGCGGGCTGCCTCTGGCCCCGCCTCCAAGTACGCGGCCTCGGGCGCTACCTACCGCCTCGTACTCTTCGACCCCTGCTCCGGCGCGTGGAGGCGCCTCCCCCCCATCCCATCCCTTCCCCGCGGCCTTCCCCTGTTCTGCCAAATCGCCTCCGTGGGACGGGAGCTGGTGGTGCTCGGCGGGTGGGACCCTGAAACGTGGGCTGCCTCCGGTGGCGTCCACGTCTACGACTTTGCGATCGGTTCGTGGCGAGAAGGTGCGCCGATGCCCGGTCCGAGGAGGTCCTTCTTTGCCTGCGCCGCATCGGCTGAGCTCCGGACGGTGTTCGTCGCCGGCGGGCATGACGAGGAGAAGAACGCGCTGCGGTCGGCGATGACGTACGACGTTGTGGTGGACGCGTGGACGCATATGCCGGATATGGCGCAGGAGCGGGACGAGTGCCGGGGGGGGGTCTTCATGCgccgcggcggcggcggcgtcttCCTCGTTCTCGGAGGCTACCCGACGGAGGCGCAAGGATGTTTCTGGCGGAGCCTGGAAGCGTTCGACGTCGGCGCCTGGCGTTGGGGCGCTGTGGAGGACGGCAAGTTGGAAGCGAGAGTGTGCCCGCGGGCATGTGCGATGGGCGACGACGGGCATCTGTATGCGTGTCAACCCGAAGGGGACGTGACGGTGGCGGGCTTGACGCAGGAGAGCGGCTGCGCCTGGCGAAAGGTGGCGGAGGTGCCGGCGGACGTGCGGATGGCGCCGCATCTGGTGGCGTGGGAGCAAAGCCTGATAGTCATGGGGTCGGATAAGCACGGCGGAACCCACGCAGTGTACGTTGCGGAGACGAGAGAGGGGACGAAGGTGGCGACGCCGTGGAGGAGGGTGGCGGTgccggatgagtacgccggccaCGTACAGGCCAGCTGTTGCCTGAAGCTTTAG
- the LOC122000744 gene encoding FCS-Like Zinc finger 10-like isoform X1 — protein sequence MLRVMNKVHKDQSTGQLSSDSFPDFRFSSHCLMHKARNTSLFSVPGLFVGFNTKGLSDCESVKSPTSPLDFKNCSNLGSSFLGFPKSTSLDWKPKCWGSDKVGLSLVDVLSDETKSSGEAMGLSASGNILFGPQMRINISCSKSHTNSSGETPKSLPKDYGIRSQFYNKSTELRRSSRMSIDSKGAESERRGFGLLRSCSAEISGSSSPLSNSEVFPLDSKSTMENINFDKYSRSITSLSTSEMEESEDYTRIISHGPNPKTTHIFGDCIIESPSFPSENFKNKNGKDQERCAWVLKPSEHSFACSSNDFLSFCFHCKEKLEEGKDIYMYRGDRAFCSSDCREKEILNDEESEKAPIASYSPTGSSFHEEMFLEGTTMAEWAS from the exons ATGCTGAGGGTAATGAACAAGGTCCATAAAGATCAGAGCACAGGGCAGCTATCTTCTGATTCCTTCCCAGACTTTCGCTTCTCCTCTCATTGCCTGATGCACAAGGCCAGGAACACCTCGCTCTTCAGTGTCCCTGGCCTCTTTGTCGGGTTCAACACCAAAGGCCTATCGGATTGTGAATCAGTCAAGAGCCCCACTTCCCCCTTGGACTTCAAGAACTGCTCCAACCTCGGCAGCTCTTTTCTCGGCTTCCCTAAATCAACCAGCCTTGATTGGAAGCCCAAGTGCTGGGGCAGCGACAAGGTAGGCCTGAGTCTAGTGGACGTTCTGAGTGATGAGACCAAGTCTTCCGGGGAGGCCATGGGACTGTCAGCGAGTGGGAACATCCTGTTTGGTCCACAGATGAGAATTAACATTTCATGCTCCAAATCTCACACCAACTCATCTGGTGAAACCCCCAAATCTTTGCCAAAGGACTACGGGATTCGTTCACAATTTTACAATAAATCAACCGAACTCCGTAGGAGCTCGAGGATGAGCATCGACTCCAAAGGAGCTGAATCAGAACGCAGGGGTTTTGGATTGTTGAGGTCTTGCTCTGCAGAAATTAGTGGATCATCCTCTCCGCTCTCCAATTCTGAAGTATTTCCATTAGATTCAAAGAGCACAATGGAGAATATAAATTTTGACAAATACTCTAGGTCCATCACGTCCCTCTCTACAAGCGAAATGGAGGAATCCGAAGACTACACTCGCATTATATCCCATGGCCCAAATCCTAAAACAACCCACATTTTTGGAGATTGTATTATTGAAAGCCCCAGTTTTCCTTCGGAGAATTTTAAGAATAAGAATGGTAAAGACCAAGAACGTTGTGCCTGGGTTTTGAAGCCCTCTGAACATTCTTTTGCTTGCTCTTCCAATGACTTTCTAAGCTTCTGTTTCCATTGCAAGGAGAAGCTGGAAGAGGGGAAAGATATTTACATGTACAG GGGTGATAGAGCTTTCTGCAGCAGCGACTGCCgtgaaaaggaaattttgaacGATGAAGAGTCGGAGAAGGCTCCTATCGCTTCATATTCTCCTACGGGTTCTTCCTTCCACGAGGAGATGTTTTTGGAAGGCACGACCATGGCCGAATGGGCCAGTTGA
- the LOC122000744 gene encoding FCS-Like Zinc finger 10-like isoform X2, which yields MLRVMNKVHKDQSTGQLSSDSFPDFRFSSHCLMHKARNTSLFSVPGLFVGFNTKGLSDCESVKSPTSPLDFKNCSNLGSSFLGFPKSTSLDWKPKCWGSDKVGLSLVDVLSDETKSSGEAMGLSASGNILFGPQMRINISCSKSHTNSSGETPKSLPKDYGIRSQFYNKSTELRRSSRMSIDSKGAESERRGFGLLRSCSAEISGSSSPLSNSEVFPLDSKSTMENINFDKYSRSITSLSTSEMEESEDYTRIISHGPNPKTTHIFGDCIIESPSFPSENFKNKNGKDQERCAWVLKPSEHSFACSSNDFLSFCFHCKEKLEEGKDIYMYSIYIAGVIELSAAATAVKRKF from the exons ATGCTGAGGGTAATGAACAAGGTCCATAAAGATCAGAGCACAGGGCAGCTATCTTCTGATTCCTTCCCAGACTTTCGCTTCTCCTCTCATTGCCTGATGCACAAGGCCAGGAACACCTCGCTCTTCAGTGTCCCTGGCCTCTTTGTCGGGTTCAACACCAAAGGCCTATCGGATTGTGAATCAGTCAAGAGCCCCACTTCCCCCTTGGACTTCAAGAACTGCTCCAACCTCGGCAGCTCTTTTCTCGGCTTCCCTAAATCAACCAGCCTTGATTGGAAGCCCAAGTGCTGGGGCAGCGACAAGGTAGGCCTGAGTCTAGTGGACGTTCTGAGTGATGAGACCAAGTCTTCCGGGGAGGCCATGGGACTGTCAGCGAGTGGGAACATCCTGTTTGGTCCACAGATGAGAATTAACATTTCATGCTCCAAATCTCACACCAACTCATCTGGTGAAACCCCCAAATCTTTGCCAAAGGACTACGGGATTCGTTCACAATTTTACAATAAATCAACCGAACTCCGTAGGAGCTCGAGGATGAGCATCGACTCCAAAGGAGCTGAATCAGAACGCAGGGGTTTTGGATTGTTGAGGTCTTGCTCTGCAGAAATTAGTGGATCATCCTCTCCGCTCTCCAATTCTGAAGTATTTCCATTAGATTCAAAGAGCACAATGGAGAATATAAATTTTGACAAATACTCTAGGTCCATCACGTCCCTCTCTACAAGCGAAATGGAGGAATCCGAAGACTACACTCGCATTATATCCCATGGCCCAAATCCTAAAACAACCCACATTTTTGGAGATTGTATTATTGAAAGCCCCAGTTTTCCTTCGGAGAATTTTAAGAATAAGAATGGTAAAGACCAAGAACGTTGTGCCTGGGTTTTGAAGCCCTCTGAACATTCTTTTGCTTGCTCTTCCAATGACTTTCTAAGCTTCTGTTTCCATTGCAAGGAGAAGCTGGAAGAGGGGAAAGATATTTACATGTACAG TATATATATTGCAGGGGTGATAGAGCTTTCTGCAGCAGCGACTGCCgtgaaaaggaaattttga